AATTGGCTGATCCTTCTCATTTAGATTCAATCATAAGTGGATTAAGAAGAACCGAAGGTGTAATCGATGCATCTAGAATCGTACCAGGGTCTAACAAAGTTTAATATTCAGAGCGTAGGTTCATTTTAGATTCTTTACTGTTTGGTTCATATTTTTCTGTGAGGAATGGCCAGGCCACAACAAGCAATGACACCTAAGACCATTGTGGTCACTTTAGCGACGCAAGAACGTGAGTGAAGCATAGGAAAATATTTACAATCATCACGTACTAGAATGCTGTAATGGCAACAAGCGACATATATAGGGCACCAATTGGTACAAAAGATATTTTTGGTTTTGAGGCACGTAAGTGGCAGACTCTGATTAATATTTTTGCCAAGCAGGCACATTTATATAACTATGACCTAGCAATGACACCAGTATTTGAACACATTGAAGTATTTAATCGTGTGGGTGAAGATACTGATGTTGTTTCAAAGGAAATGTATGACTTTTATGATAAAGGCGATCGTCATATTGCATTGCGTCCTGAAAGCACTGCGGGCATAGCCAGAGTAGTTGCACAGCATAGGCCGATTTCACCTTTCAAAGCTTGGTATATGAATCAGCATTTTCGATATGAACGTCCTCAAAAAGGTAGGTTGAGAGAGCATCACCAATTTGGTATTGAAGCTATTGGTATTGATGATCCAATGATAGATGTTGAGATTATTGCTTTTGCTCATAATTTCTTTAAGTCATTGGGTGTGACTCAATATATAATAGGAATTAATTCAATGGGGGATAGTGAAGCGCGCGCAAAACACATGATTGCCTTGAGAGAGTATTTTATAAAGTATGTTGATTTACTTGGCGAAGATTTTGCGTTACGTGTTGAAAAGAATCCATTGCGTATTCTTGATACTAAAGATCCTGCATGGATTGAGATAGCAAAAAATGCACCCCAGATTTTAGATTTTTTATCTGAGCAAAGTATCACAGATTTTGAGGTAATAAAAGAGTCCTTAACAAATTTAGGCATACCGTTTGAAGTAATCCCGACTCTTGTTCGTGGTTTTGATTATTATACAAATACAACTTTTGAATTTATATCAAGTTCTATAGATGCAGCACAAGCAACAATATGTGCTGGTGGTCGTTATAACAAATTAGTAAAAGAAATGGGTGGTGAAGAAACACCCGGTATTGGTTTTGGGTTGGGAATCGAAAGATTGTTGATGGTCATAGAAGCGGAAAAACTTGAAATTCGAACACGAATATTAGACGTTTTTATTGTTGATTTAATAAATTCCTTTGAGTCTAAAAATTATTTTCAAAATATTAATTCTGATTTACGCAACAGCGGTATTAGCGTGGATAATTGTTTCGGCATTAAATCAATGAAAGCTTCGATGAAACAAGCTGATCGAAGTGGTGCGAGGTTCGTAATTATTTGTGGCGAGAATGAATGGGATAAGAAAGTTATTACACTAAGAAATATGTCATCAGGCGAACAATGCGAAATGACTACAGATATGATCATCGATTATTTAAAAAAACATTAATAAATAAACTATTTATGTAATTTTTACTGGATTTCTAGGTTCTTGTGGCCGACAATAACTACGTGAAGTTATTTGATTTTATCCGCCACTATTTTAAGAATACGAAAAAGCAAAATAAGCATGTAACAAATGAAGAAGGTTCGTTCTTAGTTGAAGTTTTAGTTGCAGCATCTATTCTTTTGATACTTGCTGCTTCAGCAGTATCACATCTGTCAACACTTACTAATATAAAGATACAAACAGAAACCAGAGATCGTGCTCTAACTTTAATGACCTCTCTACATGAAA
The sequence above is a segment of the Acidimicrobiia bacterium genome. Coding sequences within it:
- a CDS encoding histidine--tRNA ligase, yielding MATSDIYRAPIGTKDIFGFEARKWQTLINIFAKQAHLYNYDLAMTPVFEHIEVFNRVGEDTDVVSKEMYDFYDKGDRHIALRPESTAGIARVVAQHRPISPFKAWYMNQHFRYERPQKGRLREHHQFGIEAIGIDDPMIDVEIIAFAHNFFKSLGVTQYIIGINSMGDSEARAKHMIALREYFIKYVDLLGEDFALRVEKNPLRILDTKDPAWIEIAKNAPQILDFLSEQSITDFEVIKESLTNLGIPFEVIPTLVRGFDYYTNTTFEFISSSIDAAQATICAGGRYNKLVKEMGGEETPGIGFGLGIERLLMVIEAEKLEIRTRILDVFIVDLINSFESKNYFQNINSDLRNSGISVDNCFGIKSMKASMKQADRSGARFVIICGENEWDKKVITLRNMSSGEQCEMTTDMIIDYLKKH